aatcagaAATATGTAGATAGATATTATGAGCATTAGAGCCTTTCATTGATCCTAACCATTCAAGGGGATTAATTTTGGGACTTTTAGGTAAATCAGAAGAAGATTGAATAACAACAGGGAgattactaataattaaaaacgatGTCAGTTTTTTTAAGCGATCTGTATCCTCAGTACAATTGAAATTTCCAGTTAGATAAGCTCTCAGCATAACCCTTAGCTCTGACTTCCATGAATCCATGGTCTTATTAAGATTTTGGAGAACGGATGTTGCCATTTCCTTGGATAGCAAACTGCATTCAGGTCGATGATATTCAGCAAAAGTTGTGAACAAGGATAATTGTTCAGGTGCAAATCTGCAAGCTTCACTACTTTTTCCCAATGATTCTAAATTCGAGAAAAAGTCCATCCAAACAGgtaaaaagtttaacttttctTTACAAGCACATTCATAAAGCAATGTTCCCATAATGTTTTTCATCTTATCGCCTTCATTAGTACTAGAGGATTTAAGAAATATGTCATGGAAATTACTCACACCAGGTACATTAGAAAAATTATCCAACAAACGTGAGCTAACATCCCACTTAAAGGAAGGGTCCCGAGTGAGACATTGTGCAATTAACGAACGAAATCCATGAGGATCTTCAATGTATCCAACACATCCTgctcttcttttaatataaacttGGCCATATCGTtgttctaaaacttttttaagagaTTCTGTTCCTTTAGCCAAATCAAAATGTACTGGATGATAACGATCGTCACAGATAGATACTGAACTAAGATAACGAAGTTCAGGAAGCATGCATGGAGCCTTTAACTTAAGATTATGACATTTGTACCAGGCTGTATCCATATAAGTTATTTCAATATGACAGAATGAGAGCGAATTGGTTTCTACATCCGTGGGAACTATCAAACGAGGCTCAGCTGCCAAAACATATAAATGTCTCAGTGCCTGAAGATGATATCGATTATCGTTCGAATGTGTAGGAAATTTCGGGAAAAAAGGCACAAAGCATAGCAGCAACAGCTTCTGGCTTAGTGGATAGAGTATAACGTCCTCCACCAATGAAAAGTAATCCCAGCGCCATATGTAACGCCATATGGGAACCATAGGTAACAGTAGAATTAGTATTACCAGTTCTAGATCTTAGATACCTGACAATGCGGATGATTTTAATTTCACCAGATCCAGCCATGATGATTGACATAGCTAATACATGAACACATATTGTCTGTTCGATTGTTGCTTTTCCTGCTAATTCAGCGACTGATCTTTTCGATATTGCAATTAATCGACGAGTAATGTCATGAAGAacctaaatcaaataaattattatttcattatattaccatagtatatttatatatttacctcGAAGGCTTGAGCATTGCAGGACCCCGCGAACCGTAAGCCCATAACAAGTGCAGCGCCagatataatattacaataagCTTGGTTTATAGTTTCATAATCTATTCCTGAAGGAGAGTTATCTGGAGGACGGACTAAACAATGGGGTTTAATAGAATCTGGGACATGAGATTCGATCCATTTTTTACTAGGAATGATACGATCCCACATTATTAGACCTTTCGCCAAAGTTCTGAGCATTAAAAAATCAGGACGTACAAATTCTAGAAGAAATTGTGTTTTTGGAATTGACATCCATTCCGCAATAGTTTCGTTTCCTACAAAAGGATAAACCCTTGATTAACAAAGttagagtattaaaaaaaaaaaaaaaaaaaaaaaacctaccaGATCTAAAAAACATCATTCCAAGGGCAAGAGTTGCTCCTGGACTTGTAACGTCAATATTAATCGAATCTCCTTCTTGAATTTGATAAGAGGGCGACCGATATATATAGCGCTGATGAATTGCAGATCTTGAACCACCCACCATGTGATGATAAAGAGTATCGGGTAAATCTAAATCAGAAAGACAGCTATTCGATAGTGAGTTACCACGACCTAAAGTTATCATTCCAAGAGCTAAGCCAGCAGCAAGAGAATAACTTTCTCTATCAGTACAATTTTCCAATTCAGGACCAGGTGGTCTCCCTAATTCCCCAAGGCAAACCTCAGCCATATGATGGTGCCCTGTACCCTGATAAAGAAGACCAAGTCCAACTAATCCAGCAACCTGTGTGGCATGTGATATAGGAAGCTCTGTAGCCGTCGCAGGGAGAAGAGCCTCCAATTGAGTAGAAACTTTTTTAGTGGCTAAAACATCCATAGTTCCTCTTTTGGCTGCAGATATACCCAAGAGAATACCTATGGACACCATTTCATtaccatttattaaataatcatacaATTCGAGTTTTCCCAGTTTAGATAAATGCCCATTTAAACCCAGTGCCATTAAGAATCCTGAATGTTcaactaaattatttgaatttgaactaTTATTGgcattattattgttgttattggCAGTGGAACTCCCAGACTGGGAGGACTCCTTTGGTTTATTAAAAGTGATCCAAGCAGAATCAATTTGACTATCAATATCATCTGGACGCATTTGCAATCCTGCAGCTACACCATTGTGAAAGGTTGGCCATCTTTCTTCATTAGGAGCGACATCAATGTGTTCCATTTCAATAGTTGCGCCTCTTGGAGGAGCCCTACCAGTAAGACAAAGTTTAGGAATAGACAGGGGTTCTGTGATTATAGGAACAGAGGTTCTTAAAGTTAAAGCACCACGGCCGACAGGCAAAGCCATTGTTCTAACACAAAGAGAATGGAGATGTTTTTCTTGTTCTTCAACGAATTCATGATCCGTCATTTCTggtttttgttttagaaaaactGTAACTGGTCTCGCGGATTGAAGCAAACGACGAACTTCATACAGTCGACGATCATTAGGCCATCTTAACTTTGATATTGAACTTTCGGATGTCTCAGTTCCATCTTCAAAATTAGAATCATTAACTGCATCCGTTGAAGTGGAACCTTGATTTAATACAGCTATCTTTTTGGAAGAACCTGAATTTTCTCGATTAAATTTTGCTACATGAGCTTTTGTATCATCTCTTAAAGCTAGATCCTCCCTTCCAATCAATTGATAAGCATTGGAAGGCCAGTTTGAAGGATCTTTATGTGAAGCAAATATTGCTGAGCGAAGTGGAAGGGACAATCCAGGAGGCAAGGAATCTAAAGAATCAAATTCTAATACCAATAGAAGATCTACTACGCGTCCGTGCCAGAGTTTTGATGTTAAGGAAATGGGCTCGAGAACAGCTTCTTCTCTATTTCCGGGTATATTGACTACTTGAAtataatcatccaatttaattatttgctgaTCTGCAGGAGATGCGTAAACAGCGTAACAATATATCATGTCTCGAGTTCGCTTAGCAACTTTGGAAATGTAAGGAAAAGGTGATAATTTTTCGCGAGAAAGTATACTTCTTAAATGACTATAAATGCAAGGCGGCCTTTCGGTCATTTGAGGAAGAGGTTGCAACTTTTTCAATTGGTCTTCTCTTAATTGGCCGGTAGTAGCAGCACCGAGAGTCGGGATGGGACAAATTTCCGGGAAATCTCTCCAATAGTGATCAACATAATAAGGCATTTGTAGATCAGCAGATAGACGAATGAGCAAGCACGCCAAAAAGTTCATGCCTTCCCAATGTGACTACatttaggagaaaaaaagtaccatatattggataaatatatacatatttaagattATAACTTACCAtatcaagttttgaattttcataGAGAAGATGTAATGACCACAAAATGGAAGGCATGAATGTAAACAGACTTGCTTCCGAGTTAACATACTTTTCCCCATCTTCCTCCAAATTACACTTTTCATCAGAGTTTGTTTTACGTTCATTCGAAAGACAAAAGTTATCTGGTATAACTTCCTCAAGACCAAGAAGATTTGAGATCCTTTTACCAACTTCTCTGTGTTGAAAAGAAGATAAAAGATGTTGCCAATCTCCGTCAGACCCACTTTTTTCTTTTCGCATTTTCTTTGATGAGGATAAGCCACCACTTCCTTCATTTGAGGAAGGAGACATTAATCTAGACTCATCCTTGATTCTATCCGCATGATATCCCATTAAACCCATGAGACATCTAGAAAAAAGTTCCCACTCTCTTGAAGGGCTAACAGAAGCGGGACCAGGTGAATTACGAACTGCATACCACTTAACTTGAAAATGAAGAGCGATTTCACGAGGTAGAGTTGTCTTAATGGCTGCAATACATCGTCTTACCAATGATGTGGTTGCCATTGGTGGTACAGTAATTTGAACATTAAGACCATTGAcaaatttgagaaaaacttTATCATGAACTGCGTCTTTAAGAGATTGGATAACaaagcatttatttattgaacgATTTTGTGGTACTTCTATGGGTGAGAGTGAAGGAGGAGAATAACATGGTTGAATTAATGGTGTATTAAAAATTGTAGCAGAGGGTGGCCGACTCGATGTAAGAATCTTACGAGATGTAGGAGTTCCAGGTTTAGAATCCAAATGAAGAGTTGAAATTTCATACGCGATATTGGAATAATAGATTGATTTGAAAGCAAACATGCTAACCTTTTTCACCCCAGAATAGAGTATAAGAGAAAAAGTAG
The genomic region above belongs to Lepeophtheirus salmonis chromosome 8, UVic_Lsal_1.4, whole genome shotgun sequence and contains:
- the shtd gene encoding LOW QUALITY PROTEIN: anaphase-promoting complex subunit 1 (The sequence of the model RefSeq protein was modified relative to this genomic sequence to represent the inferred CDS: deleted 1 base in 1 codon), producing MVYVKETKEFIPAGRIALRSHPGKTSVFNGQPSTPWMPPGMEMEEDENKEIVDEKEEWTLMGRDNALMELYTKGNTVVWSQHPHVIKSYTGEGEVKQALWFVFHEYPKCPSIINSCNLNRHPMEDSTFTPVRSFCKQKEQQDYELGDPIPSIVIHESGTLKIFTEKGEDFSTALPIPIKKCWPSKYGLLLERDCQGRQNLPVLFALLHPLGDITRIVMKERDKSVGPILSENQRIIFTSENPSICVIYDSLNDHHSVWKIRKATSSEGKVSSLRPSSTSSSFVMDAGTSQDSLSRSHSHTNTSNSNTPINSHNNSILASTANGTSGRTNSHSPFSTLAAICRSPSTTAGGGGCLNTTFASRLMDCSNNIGHKSISFRMGDDFNQQLESLPPEVSLCLEHLWSEPKYSSLGSAATKIFISKDVVERTYLNYLVPEFEELFVVRFDESNDGMLIFNIVQKISAVDAIFVESLNMTLILEPTSSTFSLILYSGVKKVSMFAFKSIYYSNIAYEISTLHLDSKPGTPTSRKILTSSRPPSATIFNTPLIQPCYSPPSLSPIEVPQNRSINKCFVIQSLKDAVHDKVFLKFVNGLNVQITVPPMATTSLVRRCIAAIKTTLPREIALHFQVKWYAVRNSPGPASVSPSREWELFSRCLMGLMGYHADRIKDESRLMSPSSNEGSGGLSSSKKMRKEKSGSDGDWQHLLSSFQHREVGKRISNLLGLEEVIPDNFCLSNERKTNSDEKCNLEEDGEKYVNSEASLFTFMPSILWSLHLLYENSKLDMSHWEGMNFLACLLIRLSADLQMPYYVDHYWRDFPEICPIPTLGAATTGQLREDQLKKLQPLPQMTERPPCIYSHLRSILSREKLSPFPYISKVAKRTRDMIYCYAVYASPADQQIIKLDDYIQVVNIPGNREEAVLEPISLTSKLWHGRVVDLLLVLEFDSLDSLPPGLSLPLRSAIFASHKDPSNWPSNAYQLIGREDLALRDDTKAHVAKFNRENSGSSKKIAVLNQGSTSTDAVNDSNFEDGTETSESSISKLRWPNDRRLYEVRRLLQSARPVTVFLKQKPEMTDHEFVEEQEKHLHSLCVRTMALPVGRGALTLRTSVPIITEPLSIPKLCLTGRAPPRGATIEMEHIDVAPNEERWPTFHNGVAAGLQMRPDDIDSQIDSAWITFNKPKESSQSGSSTANNNNNNANNSSNSNNLVEHSGFLMALGLNGHLSKLGKLELYDYLINGNEMVSIGILLGISAAKRGTMDVLATKKVSTQLEALLPATATELPISHATQVAGLVGLGLLYQGTGHHHMAEVCLGELGRPPGPELENCTDRESYSLAAGLALGMITLGRGNSLSNSCLSDLDLPDTLYHHMVGGSRSAIHQRYIYRSPSYQIQEGDSINIDVTSPGATLALGMMFFRSGNETIAEWMSIPKTQFLLEFVRPDFLMLRTLAKGLIMWDRIIPSKKWIESHVPDSIKPHCLVRPPDNSPSGIDYETINQAYCNIISGAALVMGLRFAGSCNAQAFEVLHDITRRLIAISKRSVAELAGKATIEQTICVHVLAMSIIMAGSGEIKIIRIVRYLRSRTGNTNSTVTYGSHMALHMALGLLFIGGGRYTLSTKPEAVAAMLCAFFPKFPTHSNDNRYHLQALRHLYVLAAEPRLIVPTDVETNSLSFCHIEITYMDTAWYKCHNLKLKAPCMLPELRYLSSVSICDDRYHPVHFDLAKGTESLKKVLEQRYGQVYIKRRAGCVGYIEDPHGFRSLIAQCLTRDPSFKWDVSSRLLDNFSNVPGVSNFHDIFLKSSSTNEGDKMKNIMGTLLYECACKEKLNFLPVWMDFFSNLESLGKSSEACRFAPEQLSLFTTFAEYHRPECSLLSKEMATSVLQNLNKTMDSWKSELRVMLRAYLTGNFNCTEDTDRLKKLTSFLIISNLPVVIQSSSDLPKSPKINPLEWLGSMKGSNAHNIYLHISD